The Branchiostoma floridae strain S238N-H82 chromosome 17, Bfl_VNyyK, whole genome shotgun sequence genome has a window encoding:
- the LOC118405024 gene encoding uncharacterized protein LOC118405024, giving the protein MGKVWGKSRMADGAPVPGSVYVDEDKIKAAYLTYRYGRIHGKLPINRGKVLFLGDARQGKTSLKKRLTGEPFDPNQEKTEGIQAKMVETKDIDHHWHSPAQRRESEYERRAAWYTAMMTGQSKVQQDFGTEGKMSYAVALDVLFFCFLPLVEFIAVFLMLNLGYAYALISLIVFMACVTDLMTATRTGTGMTVALIFRSCLVSPLALKTMSQECLRVFGRIACFPFLGLCFALVCIPLAASLGFGFRPMMSIVLCLMSSPSQVFSVRALSWTWFMSELGTDLDMIVSNALVTAGLSTGVITYQYWGLLAHRLPTCLYTVRKVWTGPTRFPDHQAEASMGGNSLRELNTVHE; this is encoded by the exons ATGGGGAAGGTGTGGGGGAAGTCCCGCATGGCAGACGGCGCTCCCGTGCCGGGCAGTGTGTACGTGGATGAAGACAAGATCAAGGCCGCCTATCTCACGTACCGGTACGGCAGGATACACGGCAAGCTTCCCATCAACCGGGGAAAG GTGCTGTTTCTTGGAGATGCTCGGCAGGGTAAGACGAGTCTGAAGAAGCGTCTGACGGGAGAACCTTTTGACCCCAACCAGGAGAAAACCGAGGGCATTCAAGCCAAGATGGTGGAAACAAAGGACATAGACCATCACTGGCACAGCCCAGCCCAGCGCCGTGAGTCCGAGTATGAGAGGAGAGCGGCTTGGTACACTGCTATGATGACGGGGCAAAGTAAAGTCCAGCAAGATTTTGGAACGGAGGGAAAAATGTCTTATGCCGTCGCGCTTGACgttcttttcttttgctttcttcCGTTGGTTGAGTTCATCGCCGTCTTCTTGATGCTCAATCTAGGATATGCTTATGCTCTCATTTCTCTCATAGTCTTCATGGCTTGTGTAACTGATCTGATGACAGCAACCAGAACGGGAACAGGCATGACAGTTGCGCTTATTTTTAGAAGTTGCTTAGTTTCACCACTCGCCTTGAAAACCATGTCGCAGGAGTGTCTGCGTGTTTTCGGACGGATAGCATGTTTTCCTTTCCTTGGCCTGTGCTTTGCACTTGTTTGCATCCCTCTGGCGGCTTCCTTGGGTTTTGGTTTTCGACCAATGATGAGCATCGTTCTTTGTCTAAtgtcttctccttctcaagtgTTCAGTGTTCGAGCTTTGTCCTGGACCTGGTTTATGTCGGAACTAGGAACAGACCTTGACATGATTGTTTCAAACGCTCTGGTTACCGCGGGACTTTCCACTGGAGTTATAACTTACCAGTACTGGGGCCTCCTTGCTCACCGACTTCCAACATGCCTatacactgtgcgaaagg TCTGGACAGGCCCCACTCGCTTCCCGGACCACCAGGCCGAAGCCAGTATGGGTGGCAACAGCTTAAGGGAGCTGAACACGGTCCACGAGTGA
- the LOC118405025 gene encoding chymotrypsin B-like → MKVIWGFVALLATANACGVPTYPARTAGMTRVVGGEDAAPHSWPWQVSLQTSDNAHYCGGVLIHEDWVLTAGHCLRSDFETHKVVLGEHDRSSDSESIQELQIESAFRHEDFDFQTIQNDIMLLKLRTSAALGDRVHTVCLPGQGETHTGPCWITGWGLNGTNAGDGLAAVLQQAELSLISDADCSSLWGPVFNPSCMICAGAADKAGCMGDSGGPVVCENTAGGYDVIGLVSFGERTCDPFYPTGFARVAAFRDWIDQTMALN, encoded by the exons ATGAAGGTGATCTGGGGTTTTGTGGCACTGTTGGCTACTGCTAATG CATGTGGTGTGCCGACCTACCCAGCACGCACTGCCGGGATGACCCGGGTTGTGGGCGGGGAGGATGCAGCTCCACACAGCTGGCCGTGGCAG GTTTCTCTGCAAACCTCGGACAACGCGCACTACTGCGGAGGTGTTCTCATCCACGAGGACTGGGTGTTGACTGCAGGGCACTGTCTTAGATCAGA CTTTGAGACACACAAGGTTGTTCTGGGCGAACACGATCGTAGCAGCGATTCTGAGTCCATTCAAGAACTCCAGATTGAGTCTGCATTCCGTCATGAGGACTTTGACTTCCAG ACCATCCAAAATGATATCATGTTGCTGAAGCTGCGAACGTCGGCCGCCCTTGGTGACCGTGTTCACACGGTCTGCCTGCCGGGCCAGGGGGAGACCCACACCGGGCCCTGCTGGATTACTGGCTGGGGGCTGAACGGGACCAACGCAGGCG ACGGTCTTGCAGCCGTACTTCAGCAAGCGGAGCTGTCCCTAATCAGTGACGCCGACTGTAGCAGCCTATGGGGACCGGTCTTCAACCCGTCCTGTATGATCTGTGCCGGTGCTGCGGACAAAGCAGGATGCATG GGAGACTCTGGCGGCCCTGTCGTGTGTGAGAACACAGCCGGTGGGTATGACGTCATCGGTCTGGTGTCGTTTGGTGAACGGACGTGCGACCCCTTCTACCCGACGGGCTTCGCGCGCGTGGCGGCCTTCCGTGATTGGATCGACCAAACCATGGCGCTCAACTGA